GCGGGCGTTTCCTAGCTCCTGTACCAATAAGCTCCCCTTCTCGGGATTCCTTCCGGCGAGAATAATCTCGGTTTCTTGATTGATCGTTCGGATATGCCGGGCAACGGCACTCCCGATTACGCCATAACCTCCGGCAATGTAAATACGCTGCATGTTATTTCACCCCCATGTTTTTATGATGCAGTACTGGTATAAGGGGATTATGTAACATATAATGACGGAAAGGAAGTACGCACTTAATTGTTCTATAAGCACCTAAAAGTATCATTAGTACCCCAAAGTGCCTGTTGTTAGAGATATGCCACTTACGTTCAAAAAGGAGAGAAGTTCTTATGAATGGGGAGCGAGAATACAATATTCCGTCTGAGGCGACCATGGACGTCATCGGCGGCAAGTGGAAGGTCATTGTGCTGTGTCACTTAAGTTATGGCCCCAAGCGAACGAGTGAAATTAAGAAGCAGATGCCGGATATTACGCAGAAAATGTTAACCCAGACGCTGCGTGAGCTGGAGGAGGACGGGATTATCACGCGAACGGTCTTTAATCAAGTGCCGCCTAAGGTCGTGTACGAGCTGAGTGAAATGGGCGTTTCGCTGCAACCGATCCTTGATCAAATCTGTGAATGGGGCGAGATGTACTTGAATGGGAAAGCGAAGGTAGTCACACCTTGAGGACAGACAAAATATAAGCTGCTGACCTAATAAAGGACCCGCAGCTTTTTTTATTTTCCAAATAGAGTGTTGTCGCTCATCATTTCTCATAGGGCAGAGGATAAGTCGAGATACTTGCAGAATAATTTAGTTCTTTAGACTCATCTCGATTCGGGAGCGTTCGAACATTTCTCTGTTTGTCGAGAAATTGAATAGTTACTAAAGATATAATATGGATATGGTGCAGGGCTGTGAAGCCGCGGAAATAAACATTGCTTTTTTCTGATATGCACCGGGGCGAGTCACCGTGAATTAATAGAAACGTTATCCGCTAGGAAACGTATGATCTTCATAGGGCTTAAGAATTACTCACAAAAGGGGTGTGTGCAGCTCAGATGGACGGCAATTATAACTATTATATTGTTGGGCTCTCAATTGCGATTGCTATACTTGCTTCATACTCGGCTTTAAATATTACGTCGAAAATTTCAGATGCGAACGGTAAATCCAAGTTTTTTTGGCTTTTCGGCGGGGCCATGGTCATGGGAAGCGGCATTTGGTCCATGCATTTTGTCGGCATGCTGGCGATGCACATGAATATGAATGTGAGATACGATGTCTTTCTGACCATCATGTCGATGCTCGTCAGCGTGGTTTCCTCCTTCATCGCGTTTTATATTACGATGCCCAGAAATATTAACTGGTTCAAAATCGCCATTGGCGGCTTCATTATGGGAAGCGGCATCGTTATCATGCATTACACGGGAATGGAGGCCATGGTCATACATGCCGAAATTAGTTATGATCCCGGCATTTGGGTACTGTCCGCCATCATTGCATTGGTAGCCTCCTATGCGGCTTTGCTATTGTTTCTCCGTTTTCGGAATCATCCCAAATCCAGCTTTCTCAAGTGGGGTTCGGCGGTTGTCATGGGCTTCGCCGTATGCGGAATGCATTATACAGGAATGAAAGCTGCACGGTTTGAGGCTCATGCCGCTATGCTTACGCAGCAGCCGCAGTCTGTCGATTTTCTGCTTCTGTATGGTGTAACGGTCGCGATTTTTGCCATCCTGCTGATCTCCTGGGGGGCGATGTTCTTTGATCGGCATGTGCTGGAAAAGCTGGCCTATCAGGATACGATCACGGGATTGCCTAATCGCAATGAAATGAACCGATTCTTCGAGACGAATTCCGAGACAGAGCAGATTACGATCCTGTTTCTGGATTTGGACCAATTTAAGGCGATCAACGATACGCTGGGTCACAATGTTGGGGATTTGCTGGTCCAGGAAGTAGGTAAGCGACTGCGTCAATTCATTGGAAACGGCCAGCAGGTATTCCGGATCGGCGGGGACGAATTTCTGATTATTCTGAAGCAAAGCGACCCGGTATACGCCCAGCATTTAGCTGATGATATACTCCAACGAATAAAAAACGTGTACTATATTGACGGTAACGAGTTGTATGTGACGGCAAGTATCGGAATCAGCATCGGTTCCGTCCATAGCTCTGACCGTACGACGCTGCTCAAGAATGCGGATACCGCCATGTATAAAGCGAAGGGACTCGGCAAGAATCAGCAGTGCCTCTATGACGAGGAGATGGGTCTTCAAGAGGTTCGCAAAATGGAATTGGAGAAGGACCTGCAACGAGCGCTTGAACTGAAGGAGTTCTTCATTGTGTATCAGCCCAAATGGAATGTGCAAAGTGATCGCTTGGTCGGATTCGAAGCGCTGCTCCGCTGGAAACACCCCCGCTTGGGCGTGATATCCCCGCTTGAATTCATTCCGATTGCCGAAGAGACGGGGCTCATTATACCGATGACCCGATGGACGCTTGAGGAAGCTTGCAAACAGTGCAGAATTTGGCAGGAGAGAGGGATTGTCCAGCCGGTCTCGGTGAATTTATCGGTTCGTTTATTCCATGGCGACAATCTGCTGGAGCTTATTCAAAACGTGCTGGATAAGGCGAATCTGGAACCTCGCTTATTAGAGCTTGAGATAGCGGAGTCCATGGTGCTGCACGATGTCAATGATATTATCCGCCAGCTTGGGAATATCAGGTCCTTGGGGGTTAAGGTCTCCATGGATGATTTCGGAACCGGCTATTCCTCGATTGGGCTCCTGGACCGGATTCCAATTGATGCTTTAAAGCTGGACAGACAGTTTACCAATGATTTGGACACGCCCAGCAAGCGTGCCATCGTTAACGCCATCGTTCTTATGGCGGAGAATTTGAATCTGGATGTCATTGCGGAAGGTGTAGAGAACAAGGAGCATATCGACTTTTTGACCGGACTTGGCTGCCATGTCATGCAAGGTTATTATTACGGAAAGCCGATGGATATCAATGAGATTAAGGTTTGGATGTACGAGCAAGATCACAAGAACGAAGAGATTGTGACCCTGCGATGAAAAATAGATACAGATCATACGAATAACGGGCACCGTGAGGTGTCCGTTATGTTGTTGAAGGAACATTATAAACCCTGCTTCGGGTCCCTCAAGTTTCTGCCATTAAACAAAATAGGCAATTTTCGCAAAAGGAAAATATTCCCTGATCCCCTTCTCGAACAACTGCTGAAACTCCTCGACGGTTTCGGCCTTATAGACATATTTGAACTTCCCGTAGCTCCCCCATTTTAACTGCCGATCTTCCTCGTCCATATTCAGTTTGGTTTTGGAGTAACGTTTTAAAATCATGTTTTTGGCCGTTTTGGTAAAGCGGTGCTGAATGAGCTCGAACGTCAGATCCTTGACCTCCACATGGCTCAATCGCGCATGAAGCTTCTCTAATCGGCAATCATGCATTGTCGAAGTAAGCAAAAGGCTTGACGGCTGCGCAGTCTTAAACATGAATTTGAAAGCCCTTTCTTAAAACTGTGATATACTACGACAAAACAGGTATACCATTATAACAACCTATATTTCCCTATATCAGCCCCATACTTTCACCAGCAAAGGAGATTGTCTGATGTTTAATGTTCTTATTGTTGACGATGAGTCCATTCAAAGAGAAGGCATTAAGGATTTGATCTTTCAGTACCGCTTCCCCTTTCAGGTATTGGAAGCCGAGAACGGAATGAGTGCAAAGCGAATTCTGCTGCAAAACGCGATTGACATCCTGATCACCGACGTCAGAATGCCTCTTATGGACGGACTGGAACTGAGCAAGCAAGCCCGAAAGACCCAGCAGGATTTAAAAATTGTCATCTGCAGCGGGTATGACGAATTTGAGTATGCCCGCAGCGCTATCCGATTGGGCGTGGTAAATTACTTGCTCAAACCGCTTGTCAGGGAAGAGTTTCTGCAGGTGATGGAGGATATTACACAGATCAGTCCTTATGGCGGGGAGCTTGAACAGGTTACGATCGAATCGAAGGTCATCCGTCAGGTTAAAGACTATGTGAAGGATCATCACCAGCGGGATATTTCGTTGTCGGATGCCGCCGAGGATGTGTACCTGTCTCCGGGGTATTTGAGCATTTTATTTAAAAAAGAAACCGGGGAGAACTTCTCGAAGTATTTGACCGACTACCGCCTGCGGAGGGCAAGCTATCTACTGAAACACTCAAATATGAAAGTCAATGATATTGCAGGAGCGGTGGGTATCGACAACCACTCTTATTTTGCCAAGCTGTTCAAGAGCAAGTTCGGCGTAAGTCCCTTACAATACAGAGAGTGCGGGGTGCTCCATGATCGGATGGATAAAGAGCAAGTTCAATGATATCCGGTTCCGCAACAAGCTGCTGTTGTCCCATCTCATCATTGCACTCATTCCGATTCTATTGCTAGGACTGCTCTCCTTTATCCAGTCCTACCGCATTCAGATGAAGGAATTACGGAGCGAAGCGGAAGCCAGCCTGGAACAGGTGGCCAACATAATGGATTATAAGATCAACCGGTACAATACGCTGAGCGAGTTCATGGTACTGAACCGGGAGTTATCGCAAATTTTCATTAAGGACTATGAAGAGAACTATTTTAACATGTACCTGGATTTCCGGGACATTCTGGAGCCGTTGATCTCGAACATTCGGCTAATGGATGATGATATTGAAGCCATTACCTTTTATACATCCGGAGAACTGCTCGGGATTCGCGATAATATTTTGCCCATCGGGGAACTCAAGAGCAAGTCTTGGTACGATGGATTTCGCGGAAGGCGCTGGATTGTGGACGGGGAGAAGCTGTATCTCGTCCAGGAATTGATCAGCAATCCCAAGGACAGCAATTTCATGGTGATTTCCATTCAGCATGACAGCATCTTTGCTGATATGGACAAACTGTCGGAGCATGTAGCGGTTCATATCGAGGATGCTGAGCAGCGTGTGATTTTCAAGGAAAGGAAGGAGTCCGATGCTTCAGCCGATTTGGAGAGTGGGGAGACGGGCGGTCTGAACCTAAGCCGGTCGCTCGCCAATAATGGATGGACGATTCACTATAATCTGCTGAATACGAATGCATACGCAAA
This Paenibacillus sp. JZ16 DNA region includes the following protein-coding sequences:
- a CDS encoding bifunctional diguanylate cyclase/phosphodiesterase; protein product: MDGNYNYYIVGLSIAIAILASYSALNITSKISDANGKSKFFWLFGGAMVMGSGIWSMHFVGMLAMHMNMNVRYDVFLTIMSMLVSVVSSFIAFYITMPRNINWFKIAIGGFIMGSGIVIMHYTGMEAMVIHAEISYDPGIWVLSAIIALVASYAALLLFLRFRNHPKSSFLKWGSAVVMGFAVCGMHYTGMKAARFEAHAAMLTQQPQSVDFLLLYGVTVAIFAILLISWGAMFFDRHVLEKLAYQDTITGLPNRNEMNRFFETNSETEQITILFLDLDQFKAINDTLGHNVGDLLVQEVGKRLRQFIGNGQQVFRIGGDEFLIILKQSDPVYAQHLADDILQRIKNVYYIDGNELYVTASIGISIGSVHSSDRTTLLKNADTAMYKAKGLGKNQQCLYDEEMGLQEVRKMELEKDLQRALELKEFFIVYQPKWNVQSDRLVGFEALLRWKHPRLGVISPLEFIPIAEETGLIIPMTRWTLEEACKQCRIWQERGIVQPVSVNLSVRLFHGDNLLELIQNVLDKANLEPRLLELEIAESMVLHDVNDIIRQLGNIRSLGVKVSMDDFGTGYSSIGLLDRIPIDALKLDRQFTNDLDTPSKRAIVNAIVLMAENLNLDVIAEGVENKEHIDFLTGLGCHVMQGYYYGKPMDINEIKVWMYEQDHKNEEIVTLR
- a CDS encoding spore photoproduct lyase family protein, whose translation is MFKTAQPSSLLLTSTMHDCRLEKLHARLSHVEVKDLTFELIQHRFTKTAKNMILKRYSKTKLNMDEEDRQLKWGSYGKFKYVYKAETVEEFQQLFEKGIREYFPFAKIAYFV
- a CDS encoding response regulator transcription factor, with protein sequence MFNVLIVDDESIQREGIKDLIFQYRFPFQVLEAENGMSAKRILLQNAIDILITDVRMPLMDGLELSKQARKTQQDLKIVICSGYDEFEYARSAIRLGVVNYLLKPLVREEFLQVMEDITQISPYGGELEQVTIESKVIRQVKDYVKDHHQRDISLSDAAEDVYLSPGYLSILFKKETGENFSKYLTDYRLRRASYLLKHSNMKVNDIAGAVGIDNHSYFAKLFKSKFGVSPLQYRECGVLHDRMDKEQVQ
- a CDS encoding winged helix-turn-helix transcriptional regulator, with the translated sequence MNGEREYNIPSEATMDVIGGKWKVIVLCHLSYGPKRTSEIKKQMPDITQKMLTQTLRELEEDGIITRTVFNQVPPKVVYELSEMGVSLQPILDQICEWGEMYLNGKAKVVTP